The Geodermatophilaceae bacterium NBWT11 genome has a segment encoding these proteins:
- a CDS encoding DNA primase, with amino-acid sequence MAGERRGRIRAADIATVRERSKIDEIVGEHLQLKRAGGGSLKGLCPFHDEKSPSFQVTPTRNLFHCLAGETGVLTEDGTVPIRELAGKTVRVLNGNGGWVEAPFRSYGEQRLMRVTVTRNGRVKELFATDEHRWFVPSGALRQNRREKLTTDLRPGDRLSHSFPMSRVLNPATRPSPFGIARGLVYGDGTRAGAGSIAVLYGEKDAELAPYFDGCRSWSEERGTRYYGLPAYFKEQRPALDEDASYLLGWLAGYFAADGCVADDGDAVLNSADPANLEYVRTLCTRLGIGTFGVAKQTRLGIDGVMSDIYNVRFMTKGLPESFFLLRQHRERHIGRTKKYERKNWVVRSVEWSDRVEEVFCAEVPGTHAFTLEDNILTGNCFGCGEGGDVISFVQKIDHLTFSEAVELLAGRTGVQLQYEDDGGRPTGAPNRAAAGQRARLVAANTAAADFYQSQLATPDASIARTFLAQRGFTREMAADFGCGFAPAGWDTLTKHLRQAGFSQEELELAGLSKQSSRGSYIDRFHRRLLWPIRDITGDVIGFGARKLADDDPGPKYLNTPETPLYKKSTVLYGVDRAKRDIARRHQAVVVEGYTDVMACHIAGVTTAVASCGTAFGAEHINVLRRLLMDQDEFRGEVVYCFDGDAAGQAAAMKTFAEDQRFVGQTFVTVEQEGMDPCELRQAHGDTAVRDLVARRVPLIAFVLKTTLAGYDLDTVEGRVQALEKAVPMVAGIKDHALRPAYARQLAGMLGNTDEAEVLARVRAATGEDKPTAGPRPRQKAPTRSADDAAFFIEREAVKAALQSPELAGPAFDAVPEAAWTHPDYAAIAAAVTATGGAAAATITGMAWLDVVREHCDRDSAQALLTELAVEPMMAPGEEVDSGYVQAVVARLLEMHAVRRVAVAKGKLQRMNPVEAPEEYTRVFGQLVALEQEARSLRERAMGGVVG; translated from the coding sequence ATGGCCGGTGAACGCCGCGGCCGCATCCGCGCCGCCGACATCGCCACCGTGCGCGAGCGCAGCAAGATCGACGAGATCGTCGGGGAGCACCTGCAGCTCAAGCGCGCCGGCGGTGGATCGCTGAAGGGCCTGTGTCCCTTCCACGACGAGAAGTCCCCGTCCTTCCAGGTCACCCCGACGAGAAACCTCTTCCACTGCCTGGCGGGCGAGACCGGGGTGCTGACGGAGGACGGCACCGTTCCTATCCGGGAACTGGCCGGGAAGACCGTCCGGGTGCTCAACGGGAACGGCGGCTGGGTCGAGGCCCCCTTCCGTTCCTACGGCGAGCAGCGCCTGATGAGGGTGACGGTGACCCGGAACGGACGGGTGAAAGAGCTGTTCGCCACCGACGAGCACCGGTGGTTCGTGCCCTCGGGGGCTCTCCGGCAGAACCGCCGGGAGAAGCTGACGACTGACCTCCGGCCGGGCGACCGCCTCTCGCACTCGTTCCCCATGAGCAGGGTGCTCAACCCGGCCACCCGCCCCTCGCCCTTCGGCATCGCACGTGGCCTGGTCTACGGCGACGGCACCCGGGCAGGGGCCGGTTCGATCGCCGTCCTCTACGGGGAGAAGGACGCCGAACTCGCGCCTTACTTCGACGGGTGTCGATCGTGGTCCGAGGAGCGGGGCACCCGCTACTACGGCCTGCCTGCCTACTTCAAGGAGCAACGGCCGGCCCTGGACGAGGACGCCTCGTACCTCCTGGGGTGGCTGGCCGGCTACTTCGCCGCCGACGGGTGCGTCGCTGACGACGGGGACGCCGTCCTGAACTCGGCCGACCCCGCGAACCTGGAGTACGTCCGCACGCTGTGCACCCGCCTGGGCATCGGCACCTTCGGTGTCGCCAAGCAGACCCGGCTGGGCATCGACGGCGTGATGAGCGACATCTACAACGTCCGCTTCATGACCAAGGGCCTGCCCGAGTCCTTCTTCCTGCTCCGCCAGCACCGGGAGCGGCACATCGGGCGGACCAAGAAGTACGAGCGCAAGAACTGGGTCGTCCGGTCGGTGGAGTGGTCCGACCGGGTGGAAGAGGTCTTCTGCGCCGAGGTCCCCGGCACCCATGCGTTCACGCTCGAGGACAACATCCTCACCGGGAACTGCTTCGGTTGTGGAGAAGGCGGCGACGTCATCTCCTTCGTGCAGAAGATCGACCACCTGACCTTCAGCGAGGCCGTCGAGCTGCTGGCCGGCCGGACCGGCGTCCAGCTGCAGTACGAGGACGACGGCGGGCGCCCCACCGGGGCGCCCAACCGGGCAGCGGCCGGACAGCGCGCCCGGCTGGTGGCGGCCAACACCGCGGCCGCGGACTTCTACCAGTCCCAGCTGGCCACCCCGGACGCCTCGATCGCCCGCACCTTCCTGGCCCAGCGCGGGTTCACCCGGGAGATGGCCGCGGACTTCGGCTGCGGCTTCGCCCCCGCCGGCTGGGACACCCTGACCAAGCACCTGCGGCAGGCCGGGTTCAGCCAGGAGGAACTGGAGCTGGCGGGGCTGAGCAAGCAGTCCAGCCGGGGCTCCTACATCGACCGGTTCCACCGCCGGCTGCTGTGGCCGATCCGGGACATCACCGGTGACGTCATCGGGTTCGGCGCCCGCAAGCTCGCCGACGACGACCCGGGCCCCAAGTACCTCAACACCCCGGAGACCCCGCTCTACAAGAAGTCCACCGTGCTCTACGGGGTCGACCGGGCCAAGCGCGACATCGCCCGCCGGCACCAGGCCGTGGTGGTCGAGGGCTACACCGACGTGATGGCCTGCCACATCGCCGGCGTCACGACCGCGGTCGCCTCCTGCGGCACCGCGTTCGGCGCCGAGCACATCAACGTGCTGCGCCGGCTGCTGATGGACCAGGACGAGTTCCGCGGGGAGGTCGTCTACTGCTTCGACGGCGACGCCGCCGGCCAGGCCGCGGCGATGAAGACCTTCGCCGAGGACCAGCGCTTCGTCGGCCAGACCTTCGTCACCGTGGAGCAGGAGGGCATGGACCCCTGCGAGCTGCGCCAGGCGCACGGTGACACCGCCGTGCGCGACCTGGTCGCCCGCCGGGTGCCGCTGATCGCCTTCGTGCTGAAGACGACGCTGGCCGGCTACGACCTGGACACCGTCGAGGGCCGGGTGCAGGCGCTGGAGAAGGCCGTGCCGATGGTCGCCGGGATCAAGGACCACGCGCTGCGCCCGGCCTACGCCCGCCAGCTCGCCGGGATGCTGGGCAACACCGACGAGGCCGAGGTGTTGGCCCGGGTGCGTGCGGCGACGGGGGAGGACAAGCCGACGGCGGGCCCCCGTCCGCGGCAGAAGGCGCCCACCCGGTCCGCCGACGACGCCGCGTTCTTCATCGAGCGCGAGGCCGTCAAGGCCGCCCTGCAGTCGCCGGAACTGGCCGGGCCGGCGTTCGACGCCGTCCCCGAGGCGGCCTGGACGCACCCGGACTACGCCGCGATCGCCGCCGCGGTCACCGCCACCGGGGGCGCCGCGGCCGCGACGATCACCGGCATGGCGTGGCTGGACGTCGTCCGCGAGCACTGCGACCGGGACAGCGCCCAGGCGCTGCTCACCGAGCTCGCCGTCGAGCCGATGATGGCTCCCGGCGAGGAGGTGGACAGCGGCTACGTGCAGGCCGTCGTCGCCCGGCTGCTGGAGATGCACGCCGTCCGCCGGGTGGCCGTGGCCAAGGGCAAGCTGCAGCGGATGAACCCGGTCGAGGCCCCCGAGGAGTACACCCGGGTGTTCGGCCAGCTCGTCGCGTTGGAGCAGGAGGCCCGGTCGTTGCGCGAGCGGGCCATGGGCGGCGTGGTCGGGTGA
- a CDS encoding transcriptional regulator, with protein sequence MAVIVDMTELEAAPEIIHRPGLTAHSLLRRMWLQDSSVPTGIRHGITSLVGRELLTAYAPLRLSADPFFPEAMAPVVADTSHWVQEMAAAVADADPDAVAERIHDQYAGRPPARWSAAAEDPRAWLGAVAGTLTAASPVLSVAWDRARARLDVEGPLIAAALRESAFPVVLGSLSRHVTVRDGELRMPYLRDVRPFAPPRRLRLAPMLSGPDAWSVTPDDADCLCLGYAVRGALPAVSQETYLPRRDPLVIVMGAARAQLLRALDRPRTVGALARTLDKAPSTVSHHCSRLRDAGLVETVSHAKQTWVVRTARGSALCGLLDR encoded by the coding sequence ATGGCGGTCATCGTCGACATGACCGAGCTCGAGGCCGCTCCGGAGATCATCCACCGGCCGGGGCTCACCGCGCACTCGCTGCTGCGCCGCATGTGGCTGCAGGACAGCAGCGTGCCCACCGGCATCCGGCACGGCATCACCTCCCTGGTGGGCCGCGAGCTGCTGACGGCGTACGCCCCCCTGCGGCTCAGCGCGGACCCGTTCTTCCCCGAGGCGATGGCCCCGGTCGTCGCCGACACGTCCCACTGGGTCCAGGAGATGGCCGCCGCCGTGGCCGACGCCGATCCCGATGCGGTCGCCGAGCGCATCCACGACCAGTACGCGGGCCGACCGCCCGCGCGGTGGTCGGCCGCCGCCGAGGACCCTCGAGCCTGGCTCGGTGCCGTGGCCGGCACCCTCACGGCCGCCTCCCCCGTGCTGTCGGTCGCCTGGGACCGCGCCCGCGCCCGGCTCGACGTCGAGGGGCCGTTGATCGCCGCCGCGCTCCGGGAGTCGGCCTTCCCGGTCGTGCTGGGATCGCTGTCCCGGCACGTCACCGTCCGGGACGGTGAACTGCGGATGCCCTACCTCCGGGACGTGCGGCCGTTCGCGCCGCCGCGGCGGCTGCGCCTGGCGCCCATGCTGAGCGGGCCCGACGCCTGGAGCGTCACACCGGACGACGCGGACTGCCTGTGCCTGGGCTACGCCGTCCGGGGGGCCCTGCCGGCCGTCAGCCAGGAGACGTACCTGCCCCGCCGCGACCCCCTGGTGATCGTCATGGGCGCCGCCCGCGCCCAGCTGCTGCGCGCCCTGGACCGGCCGAGGACGGTCGGGGCCCTCGCCCGGACGCTGGACAAGGCGCCGAGCACCGTCAGCCACCACTGCAGCCGTCTCCGCGACGCCGGGTTGGTGGAGACCGTGTCCCACGCCAAGCAGACGTGGGTGGTGCGCACGGCCCGGGGCAGCGCCCTCTGCGGCCTCCTCGACCGGTGA
- a CDS encoding TetR/AcrR family transcriptional regulator, which produces MSPLQGPADAAAPPPGCGREVATGRRRGRPRSPELTERFLVAVEELLARRGLRALSSDGLATDVGAGKAAFYRRWPDVVAAAAEVVSRTRLLACPADQGSMTADVAQLSVFLTRPLSTPERAVGALVGVPDDRVRSAFRDALDGPAEQVLRELLGRAGDRGETVGGTEPTAVAVFFLRSLVLSRLASGPVEEETAAGAASVLRRLLAGPVVPSDPGPR; this is translated from the coding sequence GTGAGCCCCCTGCAGGGCCCCGCCGACGCGGCCGCCCCGCCCCCGGGCTGCGGGAGGGAGGTGGCCACCGGGCGCCGGCGGGGGCGACCGCGGAGCCCGGAGCTGACCGAGCGGTTCCTGGTGGCGGTCGAGGAGCTGCTGGCCCGTCGCGGCCTGCGGGCCCTGTCCTCGGACGGACTGGCCACCGACGTGGGGGCCGGGAAGGCGGCCTTCTACCGGCGGTGGCCCGACGTGGTCGCCGCGGCCGCGGAGGTCGTGTCCAGGACCCGGCTCCTGGCCTGCCCGGCCGACCAGGGGTCCATGACCGCGGACGTGGCCCAGCTGTCGGTGTTCCTGACCCGACCGCTGTCGACGCCCGAGCGGGCGGTCGGCGCGCTGGTGGGCGTGCCCGACGACCGGGTCCGCTCCGCCTTCCGGGACGCGCTGGACGGCCCGGCGGAGCAGGTCCTGCGCGAGCTGCTCGGCCGCGCGGGCGACCGGGGCGAGACGGTGGGTGGCACGGAGCCGACCGCGGTGGCGGTCTTCTTCCTCCGGTCGCTGGTCCTGAGCCGGCTGGCCTCCGGGCCCGTGGAGGAGGAGACGGCTGCCGGCGCCGCCAGCGTCCTGCGCAGGCTCCTGGCCGGACCCGTGGTGCCGTCCGACCCGGGCCCTCGCTGA
- a CDS encoding DeoR/GlpR transcriptional regulator, which yields MVALDEFARSEVILNELESRGRVQVTDLATQLGVSTVTIRKDLEALEQRAALRRVRGGAVSTRTADEGAFETRLRHRQAAKTAIAEVVAPLVRDGDVIALDSSTTCWYLAAQLVDRRGLVVVTTSLPTATLLSERTDATIVMPGGVVRRSARSLVGHVGDVLAGRGRIDRGFLGGHGISAERGLLDLAGEEAAAKAQLAEACDEVYGLLDASKFGSFSIHTCVPVERLTAVYTDSGVDPAAAAAVKDAGVPVHAVELEALR from the coding sequence GTGGTCGCACTGGACGAGTTCGCCCGCTCGGAGGTGATCCTCAACGAGCTGGAGAGCCGGGGACGCGTCCAGGTGACCGACCTCGCGACCCAGCTGGGCGTCTCCACGGTGACCATCCGCAAGGACCTCGAGGCCCTCGAGCAGCGGGCCGCGCTGCGCCGGGTGCGGGGCGGCGCCGTCTCCACCCGGACCGCCGACGAGGGCGCCTTCGAGACCCGGCTGCGGCACCGGCAGGCGGCCAAGACGGCCATCGCCGAAGTAGTCGCGCCGCTGGTCCGCGACGGCGACGTCATCGCCCTGGACTCCTCCACCACGTGCTGGTACCTCGCCGCGCAGCTCGTCGACCGGCGCGGCCTCGTCGTCGTCACCACCAGCCTGCCCACCGCGACGCTGCTCAGCGAGCGCACCGACGCCACGATCGTCATGCCCGGCGGGGTCGTGCGGCGCTCGGCCCGCTCGCTGGTCGGCCACGTCGGCGACGTGCTGGCCGGACGCGGCCGGATCGACCGCGGCTTCCTCGGCGGGCACGGCATCTCCGCCGAGCGCGGCCTGCTCGACCTGGCCGGCGAGGAGGCCGCCGCCAAGGCCCAGCTCGCCGAGGCGTGCGACGAGGTCTACGGCCTGCTCGACGCCAGCAAGTTCGGCAGCTTCTCCATCCACACCTGCGTCCCGGTCGAGCGGCTCACCGCCGTCTACACCGACTCCGGCGTCGACCCCGCGGCCGCCGCCGCGGTCAAGGACGCCGGCGTGCCCGTGCACGCCGTAGAGCTCGAGGCCCTCCGATGA
- a CDS encoding rhamnulokinase: MTAGRTVAAVDLGAESGRVVAATFDGARLHLDVEGRFANGATVAADGLLRWDVDTLWTHVADLLAALAAHTPVASVGVDTWGVDYGLLAADGSLVDQPTCYRDPRQARAMREAVARIGADRLYGAAGIQTMEINTVFALMDDAAHTDRLDRAQTLLMIPDVFHHLLSGTRVTESTAASTSGLYRSDTRAWATDVAESLGIPARLFPEVVDPGTDLGPVTGALADRGLAGTRVITPTGHDTAAAVVGTPFATPGGLFISSGTWSLMGVERDTPLITPGTLAANLTNEGGYADTTRLLRNVMGLWVLQECRRQWAAEGPDLDYAEIAELAAAEPALRSIVNVNAQDFLAPGDMPARIRAYCARHGDPVPEGVGAVARCVVDSLALAYRLTAEDVATVTGQAPASVNVTGGGANHRLLAQATADATGLPVHCGPVEATALGNAGVQLISLGELADLADLRRVVAASTELRTHEPRPDDRWDAAAARLRDLVERDDHARGLRSP; this comes from the coding sequence ATGACCGCGGGGAGGACCGTTGCCGCCGTCGACCTCGGGGCCGAGAGCGGTCGGGTCGTCGCCGCCACGTTCGACGGTGCGAGGCTGCACCTGGACGTCGAGGGCCGCTTCGCCAACGGCGCCACGGTGGCCGCGGACGGCCTGCTGCGCTGGGACGTGGACACCCTCTGGACGCACGTGGCGGACCTGCTGGCGGCCCTCGCCGCACACACCCCGGTCGCCTCGGTCGGGGTGGACACCTGGGGCGTCGACTACGGCCTGCTCGCCGCCGACGGGTCGCTGGTCGACCAGCCCACCTGCTACCGCGACCCCCGCCAGGCCCGGGCCATGCGCGAGGCGGTCGCCCGGATCGGCGCCGACCGGCTCTACGGCGCCGCCGGGATCCAGACCATGGAGATCAACACGGTCTTCGCGCTCATGGACGACGCCGCGCACACCGACCGGCTGGACCGGGCGCAGACGCTGCTGATGATCCCGGACGTCTTCCACCACCTGCTCTCGGGCACCCGCGTCACCGAGTCGACCGCGGCGTCGACCTCAGGGCTCTACCGCAGCGACACCCGGGCCTGGGCCACCGACGTCGCCGAGTCGCTCGGCATCCCGGCCCGGCTCTTCCCCGAGGTCGTGGACCCCGGCACGGACCTGGGCCCGGTCACCGGGGCCCTGGCCGACCGCGGGCTGGCCGGTACCCGGGTCATCACGCCCACCGGCCACGACACCGCCGCGGCCGTCGTCGGCACCCCGTTCGCGACCCCCGGTGGGCTCTTCATCTCCTCGGGCACCTGGTCGCTGATGGGCGTCGAGCGCGACACCCCGCTGATCACGCCGGGGACCCTGGCGGCGAACCTGACCAACGAGGGCGGGTACGCCGACACCACCCGGCTGCTGCGCAACGTGATGGGCCTCTGGGTGCTGCAGGAGTGCCGACGGCAGTGGGCCGCCGAGGGACCCGACCTGGACTACGCCGAGATCGCCGAGCTCGCCGCGGCCGAGCCGGCGCTGCGCAGCATCGTCAACGTCAACGCCCAGGACTTCCTGGCCCCCGGTGACATGCCGGCCCGGATCCGCGCCTACTGCGCCCGGCACGGCGACCCGGTGCCCGAGGGGGTCGGTGCGGTCGCCCGCTGCGTCGTGGACAGCCTCGCACTGGCCTACCGGCTCACCGCCGAGGACGTCGCCACCGTGACCGGGCAGGCGCCCGCCTCGGTGAACGTCACCGGCGGCGGGGCCAACCACCGGCTGCTGGCCCAGGCCACCGCCGACGCCACCGGGCTCCCGGTGCACTGCGGGCCGGTCGAGGCCACCGCGCTGGGCAACGCCGGGGTCCAGCTCATCTCCCTGGGCGAGCTCGCCGACCTGGCCGACCTGCGCCGCGTCGTCGCCGCCTCGACCGAGCTGCGCACCCACGAACCACGTCCCGACGACCGCTGGGACGCAGCCGCCGCGCGGCTGCGCGACCTGGTGGAGCGCGACGACCACGCCCGGGGACTCCGCAGTCCCTGA
- a CDS encoding substrate-binding domain-containing protein: MKAVHYKSLVAGIGLSLALTACGQGDGGSAGGDSGSGGGDASGPTVAYVPKLQGIPYFEAMNAGGEAACEELGCTWLYQGPVEADAAAQADIVRSFIQQGVDVLFVAPNDPDSMAPLLQEARDAGIAVGTTDTDAPNSVREVFVNQATAQGIGETLTDQIVEAMGGSGRYAIVSCGETAENLNSWIEVQREYTASEYPDVELTDVVYAGEDQAAATQIATDLLNADPTLTGLVGECTSAAPGVAQAVQDAGRVGQVSTVGLGTPMSMADYLEDGSSSASVLWDVQNLGYLTAWAGTQLAEGTAFEATNDVNSDLSGIEYDEATKTLLLGPPLVITSDNVGDFDY; encoded by the coding sequence ATGAAGGCAGTGCACTACAAGAGCCTGGTGGCCGGGATCGGCCTGTCCCTGGCCCTCACCGCCTGCGGGCAGGGCGACGGCGGTTCGGCCGGCGGCGACAGCGGCTCCGGCGGCGGCGACGCCAGCGGCCCCACGGTCGCCTACGTCCCCAAGCTGCAGGGCATCCCCTACTTCGAGGCCATGAACGCCGGCGGCGAGGCCGCCTGCGAGGAGCTCGGCTGCACCTGGCTGTACCAGGGCCCGGTCGAGGCCGACGCCGCCGCGCAGGCCGACATCGTCCGCTCGTTCATCCAGCAGGGCGTCGACGTCCTCTTCGTCGCCCCCAACGACCCCGACTCGATGGCCCCGCTGCTCCAGGAGGCGCGCGACGCCGGGATCGCCGTCGGCACCACCGACACCGACGCCCCCAACTCGGTGCGCGAGGTCTTCGTCAACCAGGCGACCGCCCAGGGCATCGGCGAGACCCTCACCGACCAGATCGTCGAGGCCATGGGCGGCAGCGGCCGCTACGCCATCGTCTCCTGCGGTGAGACGGCCGAGAACCTCAACAGCTGGATCGAGGTGCAGCGGGAGTACACCGCCTCGGAGTACCCCGACGTGGAGCTGACCGACGTCGTCTACGCCGGTGAGGACCAGGCCGCGGCCACCCAGATCGCGACCGACCTGCTCAACGCCGACCCGACCCTGACCGGCCTCGTCGGCGAGTGCACCTCGGCCGCCCCGGGCGTCGCGCAGGCCGTGCAGGACGCCGGCCGCGTCGGCCAGGTCTCGACCGTCGGCCTGGGCACGCCCATGTCGATGGCCGACTACCTGGAGGACGGCTCCTCCTCGGCCAGCGTGCTGTGGGACGTGCAGAACCTGGGCTACCTGACCGCCTGGGCCGGCACCCAGCTCGCCGAGGGCACCGCCTTCGAGGCCACCAACGACGTCAACTCCGACCTCTCCGGGATCGAGTACGACGAGGCCACGAAGACCCTCCTGCTCGGCCCGCCGCTGGTCATCACCTCGGACAACGTCGGCGACTTCGACTACTGA
- a CDS encoding sugar ABC transporter ATP-binding protein: MTADPAPATPARLEVAGVAKRFGAVRAIRNADMRVEAGSVHALVGENGAGKSTLIKILSGAETADTGTIEFDGAPASIATTGDAMALGIATVYQEPQLFAELTVSENVFTGRELTRGGRIDWAAQNAKVVDLLELIGLPGRYATVAVGQLSIAEQQQVSIAKALAGDARVLILDEPSAILTDTEVEVLFGVVRRLAASGVSIIYISHRLDELFTIADTVTVMRDGQTIGTHPIGELTVRKIVELMVGGILDDARHERTVPEGEPRLELRGLGLAGRFHDVDVTIRPGEIVGLYGLVGSGVAEIGATVYGMSRATSGSIVIDGREVSPRSPRQAQKLGIALLPANRKQQGLFGFQPISFNISAGHLPLLSRLGWLDRRKEREVARSSITRLSVKTPNEKQAVSMLSGGNAQKVVLARQLVERPRLLVLAEPTQGVDVGAKEEIHRIITQLADDGTAVLIVTSDLAEAIRISDRLQVVRAGTTTVEFGPGATQVDVLAAAAGAVDEAGVPA; encoded by the coding sequence ATGACCGCAGACCCCGCTCCCGCGACGCCCGCCCGGCTCGAGGTCGCCGGCGTCGCCAAGCGCTTCGGCGCGGTGCGCGCCATCCGCAACGCCGACATGCGGGTCGAGGCCGGCAGCGTGCACGCCCTGGTCGGGGAGAACGGCGCCGGCAAGTCCACGCTGATCAAGATCCTGTCCGGCGCCGAGACGGCGGACACCGGCACGATCGAGTTCGACGGCGCCCCGGCCAGCATCGCCACCACCGGCGACGCGATGGCCCTGGGCATCGCCACCGTCTACCAGGAGCCGCAGCTCTTCGCCGAGCTCACCGTCTCCGAGAACGTCTTCACCGGCCGCGAGCTCACCCGCGGCGGCCGGATCGACTGGGCCGCGCAGAACGCGAAGGTCGTCGACCTGCTCGAGCTGATCGGGTTGCCCGGGCGCTACGCCACGGTCGCCGTCGGACAGCTCTCGATCGCCGAGCAGCAGCAGGTCTCCATCGCCAAGGCCCTCGCCGGGGACGCCCGGGTGCTGATCCTCGACGAGCCGTCGGCGATCCTCACCGACACCGAGGTCGAGGTGCTCTTCGGCGTCGTCCGTCGGCTGGCCGCCTCCGGCGTCTCGATCATCTACATCTCGCACCGGCTCGACGAGCTGTTCACCATCGCCGACACCGTCACCGTCATGCGCGACGGGCAGACCATCGGCACCCACCCGATCGGCGAGCTGACCGTCCGGAAGATCGTCGAGCTGATGGTCGGCGGCATCCTGGACGACGCCCGCCACGAGCGCACCGTGCCCGAGGGCGAGCCGCGGCTGGAGCTGCGCGGCCTGGGCCTGGCGGGCCGGTTCCACGACGTCGACGTGACGATCCGGCCGGGGGAGATCGTCGGCCTGTACGGCCTGGTCGGCTCCGGCGTGGCCGAGATCGGCGCGACGGTCTACGGGATGAGCCGGGCGACGTCGGGCTCGATCGTCATCGACGGCCGCGAGGTCAGCCCGCGCTCCCCGCGGCAGGCCCAGAAGCTGGGCATCGCGCTGCTGCCGGCCAACCGCAAGCAGCAGGGCCTGTTCGGCTTCCAGCCCATCTCCTTCAACATCTCCGCCGGCCACCTGCCGCTGCTGTCCCGGCTGGGCTGGCTGGACCGCCGCAAGGAGCGCGAGGTCGCCCGCTCCTCGATCACCCGGCTGTCGGTCAAGACGCCGAACGAGAAGCAGGCCGTCTCGATGCTCTCCGGCGGCAACGCCCAGAAGGTCGTGCTGGCCCGCCAGCTCGTCGAACGCCCCCGTCTCCTGGTCCTCGCCGAGCCCACCCAGGGCGTCGACGTGGGGGCCAAGGAGGAGATCCACCGCATCATCACCCAACTCGCCGACGACGGGACCGCCGTGCTGATCGTCACCTCCGACCTCGCCGAGGCCATCCGCATCTCCGACCGGCTGCAGGTCGTCCGGGCCGGGACCACCACCGTCGAGTTCGGCCCGGGCGCCACCCAGGTCGACGTGCTGGCCGCCGCCGCCGGCGCCGTGGACGAGGCGGGGGTGCCGGCATGA
- a CDS encoding ABC transporter permease, with the protein MSAPTATPPAGPVGEVTHEAKARGRVLPSPVTGQEVVLIVVISALWLALSLATPAFFTSGSIIPLLVSMSPIALIGVGMTIVIITGGIDVSVGSVVMVSSVVTAQALVGNGLSLPLAVLLSVVVGGVLGLVNGVLIAYGRVQAIIITFGTLNLFKFLGLQFFGSSTVEGIPATLAFFGRGEAGRTLGVPHSFLIMLVIAAAAWWYLRHTAGGRHFYAIGGDAVAARLAGVQVRRRVLLAYVLTGLLSGLAACFVIAQGTSSLAASVGAGTELAVIAAVVIGGTSITGGRGSVLGTVLGALLVQTVSTGVTQLGWQSQLSDLFVGIFIVIAVGADIVRQRTRRTS; encoded by the coding sequence ATGAGCGCCCCCACCGCCACCCCACCCGCCGGCCCGGTCGGCGAGGTGACGCACGAGGCGAAGGCCCGCGGTCGGGTGCTGCCCAGCCCGGTCACCGGCCAGGAGGTCGTGCTGATCGTGGTGATCTCGGCGCTGTGGCTGGCGCTGAGCCTGGCCACCCCGGCGTTCTTCACCAGCGGCTCGATCATCCCGCTGCTGGTCTCGATGAGCCCGATCGCGCTGATCGGCGTCGGCATGACCATCGTGATCATCACCGGCGGCATCGACGTGTCGGTCGGCAGCGTGGTGATGGTGTCCTCGGTGGTCACCGCCCAGGCGCTGGTCGGCAACGGCCTGTCGCTCCCGCTGGCCGTGCTGCTCTCCGTCGTCGTCGGCGGGGTGCTCGGCCTGGTCAACGGCGTGCTCATCGCCTACGGCCGGGTGCAGGCCATCATCATCACGTTCGGCACGCTGAACCTCTTCAAGTTCCTCGGCCTGCAGTTCTTCGGCTCCTCCACCGTCGAGGGCATCCCCGCCACGCTGGCCTTCTTCGGCCGCGGCGAGGCCGGCCGCACCCTCGGCGTCCCGCACAGCTTCCTGATCATGCTGGTGATCGCCGCGGCCGCCTGGTGGTACCTGCGGCACACCGCCGGCGGGCGGCACTTCTACGCCATCGGCGGGGACGCCGTCGCTGCCCGGCTCGCCGGGGTGCAGGTCCGTCGCCGGGTGCTGCTGGCCTACGTGCTCACCGGCCTGCTGTCCGGGCTGGCCGCCTGCTTCGTGATCGCCCAGGGCACCTCGAGCCTGGCCGCGTCGGTGGGGGCGGGCACCGAGCTCGCCGTCATCGCCGCCGTGGTCATCGGCGGCACCTCGATCACCGGCGGTCGCGGGTCGGTGCTGGGCACCGTGCTCGGCGCGCTGCTGGTCCAGACCGTCAGCACCGGCGTCACGCAGCTCGGCTGGCAGTCCCAGCTGTCCGACCTGTTCGTCGGGATCTTCATCGTCATCGCCGTCGGCGCCGACATCGTCCGCCAGCGGACCCGGAGGACCTCATGA